The DNA sequence ACTTTACACACTATGCGTTAATGTTAAAGTCAAGACACAAATGTTCGACAAACATAGAGAAAGGCCCCTGATGGCTACTGTTGAAATTACTGCCGATAACTTTAAAGATCATGTTAATTCTGGAATTACTGTCCTAGATTTCTGGGCGGAATGGTGCGGTCCATGCCGGATGTTCAGCCCGACCTTTGAAGCTGTTTCGGAACAAAACCCAGAGGTGACTTTCGGTAAGATTAATACGGAAGAGCAGACTGAATTAGCTCAAGCTTTCCAGGTGATGTCCATTCCAACCGTTATGGTATTCCGCGATGGCATTCGGCTATATGAAGGCGCTGGCGCATTGGCCCGTGATCAACTCCAGGCACTCGTGAAGAAGGCTCAGGAGCTTGATATGGACGAGGTTCGTGCACAAATTGCCCAAGCCGGTGAGCAAGCATAAAGCTTTAAGCAACAATCGTTTATGTAGTGGTGGGCTGAAAGGTATTCTTTCAGCCCACCACTACATTTGCATGTACTTAAACCAACGATTGTTGTTTAACCTCAACACCTGCCCTACCACTAAGCAGTGGTAAAACACCACGGACAAGTGAGGCTAAATCAATAGGCAATGATGCTGGATGGATAACAACGCCATCGGCAGCACCTAACCCAACCCACCGCTCAATAGTATCGGCTACATCGTAGACTGTGCCATATACCGTCGGAATACCGGAAAATAGTTCACAACCAGTTATTTCTGATACTAAGATCGCCCGTTCATGAGCAGCACTTGACGTAGCCGAAATAACCACTCCTAAATCAACGACGACGGGCAAATCACGTTCCGCATCGCGCGCCAAGGCCCGAAGTCCATATCTAATCCCCCGAGCGGTATGTGGATCGGCAACCTGGAGACGGACCATATTTGCATATTGAGCCACAATCTCCATCATTTCAGCCGAAGGCGATGCAGAGGCAAGATTGACCACCAGGCCTACCCCAGCTTCACATATCGCTTCAAAAGCGGCAACCGTATTTACTAGATCAACGTTTTGATCGATTCTTATCGCCAGCGAAGCCCAGCCGGAACCCTCTACGCATACCGCGTCTAAGGCTTGAGCTACGATTTTCGGCTCCGGCAAAACCTCCATCACAACTCCACTGCCATCGATGGTGCGCATTTGCGCACCGACGTTTATTGCGTCAAGAACTGCTTGCGGACGGCTGGCATCCGCGCAAAATTCCGCCGATAAGGCTACAAAGTCTAAACCACCACTAGCAGCAGCTCGAGTTGCAGCCATCATTTTCCCATGCTGAAACGGTTCCGGTTGGCTAATACACGAAGACACATAGTTTTGCACGCCAAGCATTGACAGATCAATTCCTAGCCATGCCGACGTCGTATGCTCGCCATAAACACGCTCGGTTCGCTCGTGAGGCGTGTACGTTAATGCTTTGCGGCTTACGTTCAAATCAATCGTCATGGCATGTCCTAGTATTTAGGTAGCAATACGTATATTCCTACACTGGTATCTCACAGCTAAAAGAAAAGATTTTGTTAAGCTGTTGTTTAGGAATTTACCCTGCCCTTACCCTCTAAGCAACACACGAGCTAGTTTTTCTATTAAAATAGCCAAAACTATCTTCAGATTTTGGTAAGTAACGCCTGATAGGACACCAATAAGGCAGAAGCTAAAGGCTCTGCCGTGAAATGACACACAGCAGAGCCTTGGCTACGTCAAAAACCTTTACTCAGTAGGAAGTTCCTCATCAGGATCAGTCCAGATTCCGGCTTGGCGCTCCGTCCACAGCTCTTGACGAGCCGCTTCTTTAGCATCCATCATCTCATAGTACTGACTCTTGCGTTCTCTACGCGTCGGACGAATATTCTCATCCAATCGGATATCAGTACCACGAGGGCTCAACAGCTCTGCACCGGTAGCCATCGTCGGCTCCCAATCAAAAATCATGCCATCTTCAACAGAACCAATGACCACCATATCCCCAGCTCGAGCACCAATTTTCATCAATTCTTTTTCGATACCCAAGTTATTTAGCCGATCAGCAAGGTAGCCGACGGCTTCGTCGTTTGAAAAATCAGTTTGTCGAACCCATCGTTCCGGTTTTGTTCCCCGCACCTGATAGAAGGCTTTCTCATCCTGTTGCCGTGGCGTGATAGTAAAGGAGGAATCATTCTTCTTATCCAATGGACGAATGACTGGACGAACTTCATCGTCAACCACTTCTTGGGCACGCAGGTGTTCAACGATAGTACCCAAAGCATAGCCTAGTTCTCGCAATCCCACCCGGGACACTGCAGAAACAGCAAAAACAGCCAAGCCGCGATTCTTCAACTCATCATGAACAAAATCGGCAAGCTCCTGAGCGTCTGGAACGTCTATTTTATTGAGCACAACAATACGCGGCCGCTCCATTAACGGCACACGCCCTTCGATCGGCGGAATATGAGCAGCATACGCGGCCAATTCCGCCTCAATAACTTCTAGATCAGAAATCGGATCACGCCCTGGTTCGAGGGTTGCACAATCAAGGACATGTACAATCGCAGCACACCGTTCAATATGGCGTAAAAACTCATGACCGAGGCCTTTACCCTCTGACGCACCGGGAATAAGTCCAGGAACATCTGCCATAGTAAAACGCATATCGCCCGCTTCAACCACACCAAGGTTGGGAACCAAGGTGGTAAAGGGATAATCAGCAATCTTCGGACGTGCAGCAGACATCGCGGCAATCAACGACGATTTACCAGCGGATGGAAATCCGACCAGAGCAACGTCTGCAACAGACTTCAATTCTAAGACGACGTCAAGCGCTTCACCTTCTTCGCCTAACAGTGCAAAACCAGGAGCCTTACGTTTAGGCGAGGCAAGAGCAGCATTACCTAGCCCGCCTTGACCGCCTTCGGCAATAATGACTTCTATCCCAGCTCCAGTCAGATCAGCTAAGATATTTCCGTCCATATCCTTCACCACTGTTCCATTGGGAACTGAAACGATAAGATCTTCACCGCGTTTGCCGTGACGTAAATCGCCAGCACCTGGTTTGCCGTTAGTTGCTTTCAAATGAGGCGAATGATGAAGGGAAAGCAGGGTTGTCTCTTGGGGATCAACTCGGAAAATAATGTCACCACCGTGACCGCCATTAGCGCCGTCTGGGCCACCAAGTGGCTTAAATTTTTCCCGACGCACCGACGCCGCACCATTGCCTCCTTTGCCAGCCTCCAAATGGAGAACGACTCGATCAATAAAGCTTGCCATGGGGTGTCCTTACATAAAAATGAAATATAATGCACGAGAGGGCGGAGAGCTAATGCCCTCCACCCTCTCGAGTATGTCGTTTAAGATTCGTGCAACTCAGGCCTGAGCCGCGACGATGTTCACAACCTTGCGATCGCGGCGAGTACCAAACTCAACGTGACCGGTCTCAAGTGCAAACAGCGTGTCATCCTTACCGCGGCCAACGTTGGCACCCGGGTGGAAGTGAGTGCCGCGCTGACGCACGAGGATCTCGCCTGCGTTAACAAACTCGCCACCGAAACGCTTCACGCCGAGGCGCTTTGCGTTAGAGTCGCGACCGTTGCTAGTAGAGCTAGCGCCCTTCTTATGTGCCATGTCTAGACCTTCTTCTTTTTAACAGCTCGTTGGACGGTAAGTTAAGCGATCACTTAATAGCGGTGATCTTAACACGGGTAAGCTTTTGGCGGTGACCTTGGCGCTTACGGTATCCAGTCTTATTCTTGTACTTGATGATTGAGATCTTTGGTCCCTTTTCATCGCGAACAATTTCGGCGCTGACCTTGGCCTTGATGCCATCCGCTGCTGAGGTGATCTTATCACCGTCGACGAGCATGATCGGCTCGAGCTCGACCTTGTCGCCAGCTTCGCCTGCAATCTTGTCCACAACGACGACGGAACCGACAGACACCTTTTCCTGGCGGCCGCCTACCTTGACAATCGCGTAAACCACGTTCTGCTCATCTCTGTCGAAACTGATGCATCCGGGATCGGATGCCCTGAAAATTATTTAGCGCAATAAAGTGCGCCAGCAATTAACGATACTGAAACACTGGCTCAGACACAAGTTCATAACTAGCGATTCAGACCACAATTACAGATTTTGGCTAACTATTTCTTCACTTTCTTCACTGGGAACGTCATAAGTGCTGATGACGCACGCGTAGTGGGTGTAATAGTGCCTGA is a window from the Arcanobacterium buesumense genome containing:
- the trxA gene encoding thioredoxin; translated protein: MATVEITADNFKDHVNSGITVLDFWAEWCGPCRMFSPTFEAVSEQNPEVTFGKINTEEQTELAQAFQVMSIPTVMVFRDGIRLYEGAGALARDQLQALVKKAQELDMDEVRAQIAQAGEQA
- the obgE gene encoding GTPase ObgE, which translates into the protein MASFIDRVVLHLEAGKGGNGAASVRREKFKPLGGPDGANGGHGGDIIFRVDPQETTLLSLHHSPHLKATNGKPGAGDLRHGKRGEDLIVSVPNGTVVKDMDGNILADLTGAGIEVIIAEGGQGGLGNAALASPKRKAPGFALLGEEGEALDVVLELKSVADVALVGFPSAGKSSLIAAMSAARPKIADYPFTTLVPNLGVVEAGDMRFTMADVPGLIPGASEGKGLGHEFLRHIERCAAIVHVLDCATLEPGRDPISDLEVIEAELAAYAAHIPPIEGRVPLMERPRIVVLNKIDVPDAQELADFVHDELKNRGLAVFAVSAVSRVGLRELGYALGTIVEHLRAQEVVDDEVRPVIRPLDKKNDSSFTITPRQQDEKAFYQVRGTKPERWVRQTDFSNDEAVGYLADRLNNLGIEKELMKIGARAGDMVVIGSVEDGMIFDWEPTMATGAELLSPRGTDIRLDENIRPTRRERKSQYYEMMDAKEAARQELWTERQAGIWTDPDEELPTE
- the rpmA gene encoding 50S ribosomal protein L27 codes for the protein MAHKKGASSTSNGRDSNAKRLGVKRFGGEFVNAGEILVRQRGTHFHPGANVGRGKDDTLFALETGHVEFGTRRDRKVVNIVAAQA
- the rplU gene encoding 50S ribosomal protein L21, which translates into the protein MVYAIVKVGGRQEKVSVGSVVVVDKIAGEAGDKVELEPIMLVDGDKITSAADGIKAKVSAEIVRDEKGPKISIIKYKNKTGYRKRQGHRQKLTRVKITAIK